taattataaagatCTCGGCCGAATTGCGCATAACTGGTTTACGAAAGTACGCAGTTCAACATTATCTACCATCTATGAGTTGCAACAAGACATTAGCAGGATAAATGAGCGCTTACGTAAACCTAGGGGCTCGGTACTTCGCGTGCTAATCAATATCACCGAATTACTTTGTTCTGCTCGAGTCTTCGGCCCTACCTACGCGAGGTGTTCTTGAACGTTCCATGTCGGGTTCATGGGTTACTATTTTCGTTAACAATGTCGTGTGACGTAGCAATATGTTTACAAACAGTATTTCGTATTACTTGATCGACGCCGTGTTATCGTTGCAGCCGAACGTCAATTAATTTACGAATGAAATCTGCGATATACGACCTTTCTGTCACAACCTTGGCTTAATGGCGTTGTACAAACGTGAGGTGACCGCGTAAACATGCCTCGGAACCCAAATATTTTGCACTTGTTCATTATACTAATTTGGACTTTCTTGTTGTTACAGGTTTGTCATCAACCTACTGGCGACGAATCTTTTGACGACCTCCCTGCTTGCGCCCGCGCTGTTTGGCGAGCACTCGGCGAGGGAGGACACTGCGTCCTGGATGGAAGCCGGAgacgcggcggcggcggcgtgcaGCCTGGCCGCCTTGCTGTCGGTCATGCTGATCGCGCTGGACCAACACCACGCGGTCACTGACCCTCTGCGCTGCCACACGCGCCTGCTTCAGCGCCGCCCCGCCGCGCTTTGCGCCGCTACCTGGCTGGCCGCTGGCGTCGCCGCATCTCTCCGCGCCGCTATCGCAGTAGTACGCCACTTCTACCCCCTCGAGCCCGCCGTGCAGGGAGTCGAGCTCGCATACTACGTCGTGTACTTAATACTAGGAGTAATTACACCCATCGCTATCGTCTGCATCATGTATGCAAGAATTTACCGCGCGGCGCGCTCCTCTGGTCTGAGAGCGCGAGCGCACGGTGCCAGCGCACTGCAGTTACACGAACCACCAACGATACTACCCGACCTCGCCGAGGAAGGAGAGGGTCTCACCCTAAGAATTGATGGGCCAGAGAGCTCTGTCGCTGTGGATAACGACCGGAAATTCGGTCCATTCCTGCTTCCGCCGGAACGACCAATCCGCTGTCCATCAGTGGCCAGTTTACGCAATTCCCGTAAGGAAGGCAAGTCTAACGAGGATCTCAGGAAAGGGTTGCCGGCTGTGAGCTCGGCGCCCTCACTCGCGGCGCCACTGCTCGCAGTGCAGCCGCGCACGCCGCAGCCTTCACAGGCTGGATCCAGAATCACATCGATCCGATGTCGCATATCAAACGCGTCATTGTTTCGGTATAGAGAAGAATCTCGCGCTGCACGCGTCGGTCTGCTCACCGGTGCCCTAGTGATGCTGCACGTCCCACACGCGGTAGCCGCTGTGGTCTCTGCGGCGATGCCGGGCCTGGCCGACTGCGCGCGCACTCCATCGCTGGCGCTGCTTCTGCTCGCGTCAGCGGCATCACCGTTCCTATTCGCGCTGCGTTCGCGGCGTGTGCAAAGAGAAGCGCGTCGGCTGTTGCTGCCGGAGAAGAGCGCGTGGGAGCGAGCGTCTCGCGTGGCCAACACGGCCGCGGAGGACGGGCAGCGGGCGCGCGCCGCGCTGGAGCTCCTGCGCACGCTGTCGCCGGGCAGCGGCAGCGCCGACACGACGACGGCGACGGGGAGCGAGGCCGGCGCCTGCCGCGGCTCCTTCAGCTCGGGCGGCAGCACGCAGCTGTCGTCCGCGTCGGACGAGTGACCCGCGCCGCGCCCCTCGCGGGTGCGCTTCGCCCCGCGCCCCACCGCTCTACTCATCTGTGATACTAGGCTAAGCCGCAACGCGCTCGGCGCGACCGTTAGACTGATTTAgtattaagttaatttattgtGTCCATGTACCTTTCCGCTGAGCGGAGCCAATTTTTATTACCTGATATGTGTAAGAGAACATTAAATATGAATTGAAGTGAAATATAATGTGTAGTTTCAATTGTGACCCTAATAGTGGTCGCGGTTCGCCACCAAACCGCGACGCAGTATTAGCATGTAAATGGAATAGAAATGTGAAGGTTGACAGTGAAGTAAGATTGCTAGTTTCAAAACATTAGAAAACTGTAGTTACAAAAACAGCTCTGGAGACAAAgctatataaaataacacaaatatacaATTACATAGCACACACAATGTCAAGACACAAGTAGATATCATTCGAGACAATTTCTCAGAGTAAATGTCATATGATATCAATGAACGTTGATAGTACAATATTACACATACACTCGGCAATGAACTGGTTGCTAAGAGAGTCTGGGGAGCAAAACACTTGGGTTACACAAATTGTACGAGCTGGCGAAACCTGAGCGTCTGAGGACGAGGGTGATAATGACGTAATGTATACCTGTACCTTGTACCTGATCAAGTGACGTAAGTATAATCTGATAACAAGAATCGTAAGTATGGagagaaaattatgaaattaaaaaagagacataaaaataatattaaattgcaattaataacacttcgggttcgattcctagtgaaactaagataataatataatatacctaagaCCACTCATAAAGCAAAATGTTGCATACCACTATACTTACATGCGTAAAATCATTCTTCTTTTTCCATAGGGGTTGACAAAACAGACCAAAGAATATATctgtatacttattttatacatttctcaTTATACTGAAATTACCGGCGTAAAATGATAGGCACGTAGCCAAAACGTTAATTATATTTCCAAATTGAAATATTCTCAAGTAAATTTGATTCagtactgtcccattgctaggCAGAGTTCCTTTGATGAAAGCTGAGCTAGGCTAGCTACCTCCTTCCTGGCGAGTGGCAAAATGCATGATGgagactttgcattccttccagaactgttttaaacaactctcagacaaAATTGCAgcaatagaaaatatataatgaagATGGCTTCCCAGACTATTAACGTTTATTAGTGATATAAAACAGACACGTGTTTTATAAAGACTGCGCAGTTTATTGCTGTATTTAAgtgatagtaaaatataaagatgTTAAGATACTGAGCAATGGTCATGATATACATCGTTACTGAATATTTCGGTAGAAGGGGGGGTCATAGTCTTGTACAAATCATTACATTATTTGTAAGCATGCCTTGCTGTGGACACTATTTAGATGGGTGACTTTTTAACAGTAAATGAGTCCCCCAACTACCAATTTCATTAGAAGTTAACCTATTGTTAATTCTCAATTTCTCCGATAAATACGTAcgtaaaaacaattatatatcACTTATTGGTTTTAaactaataagtaaataaaatagttctgCTACGAACTATCCAAATAGGAGATCAATCAAAGTATTGCAGAGCATGTACTGCTTTTATTAGTCAAAgattcgaaaaaaaaatctatgccacagataatttcaataattaaactTGGAGTCATTTAAAAATTTGATCATCTGCCAAGTCTTACTCAGATTGTTGACTTCCGGCGTTTTGAAGGCTCCTTTACGTCCTTCCACCCAATCAAAAATGGCCACCAGAATGACGTACAAGCATTGTTCAACACCTGCACAGAAGAGACAATAACTGCAAAATTATTGGCACTCATCAATCAAACTTACTGGTCTCTGCTTTATATGGAGTTCTTCCGTATACAGCTGATTTAAGTGGTAAGGAAGTGAGGCCAAATTGGTCATCATTGCAGGTGTAACGCTAAAAGAGCCCAATTAGGTAATGGTGTCATAATTCTGAGTTTGACAGCCTACCACCCCATTTTGCTGTTTTATTTGGTATCTCAGATTTTCCTGGCCATTGGCTTTTCGGTGATCAGCCGTTGTTTATAAATACGGTTTTTTAAACACAGTTTGAAACTGTCAATAAGAAAGCCGTTATGAACAAGTAGTAATAGGCATAACAGCTTTTCGGTAAAAT
The DNA window shown above is from Anticarsia gemmatalis isolate Benzon Research Colony breed Stoneville strain chromosome 20, ilAntGemm2 primary, whole genome shotgun sequence and carries:
- the LOC142981661 gene encoding uncharacterized protein LOC142981661 → MSPRQALMSGMDARDRLVEEIVLLALFLVSTAANSLALLVFCRRPGLRTISNRFVINLLATNLLTTSLLAPALFGEHSAREDTASWMEAGDAAAAACSLAALLSVMLIALDQHHAVTDPLRCHTRLLQRRPAALCAATWLAAGVAASLRAAIAVVRHFYPLEPAVQGVELAYYVVYLILGVITPIAIVCIMYARIYRAARSSGLRARAHGASALQLHEPPTILPDLAEEGEGLTLRIDGPESSVAVDNDRKFGPFLLPPERPIRCPSVASLRNSRKEGKSNEDLRKGLPAVSSAPSLAAPLLAVQPRTPQPSQAGSRITSIRCRISNASLFRYREESRAARVGLLTGALVMLHVPHAVAAVVSAAMPGLADCARTPSLALLLLASAASPFLFALRSRRVQREARRLLLPEKSAWERASRVANTAAEDGQRARAALELLRTLSPGSGSADTTTATGSEAGACRGSFSSGGSTQLSSASDE